From Pseudoalteromonas rubra, one genomic window encodes:
- the mgtE gene encoding magnesium transporter, with product MPEAFEQDYTLELLQQVTNALNSGQFVQVRRTLAEIPPCDTSLLLESSPHKIRTLLWQLVDPDIQGDVLEELSEDVRLSIIAKMEPELIAAATEDMDDDDLGEVLRSLPDPVYQDVIGAMDSQDRARATQALSYVEHSAGALMNTDTVTIRPDVSLDVVLRYLRLKGELPDGTDDLYVVDKDNCFLGSLPISVLLTSQPDKLVNELMNEERETIPISMDESDVAQLFERHNWISAPVVDDNAHLLGRITIDDIVDVIREDAEHSLMSMAGLDDEEDTFAPVWKSSRRRSIWLGINLLTALMAAFVASFFEGTLDILPILAVLNGIVPSMGGVAGSQTLTLVIRGIALGHVNATNQRFLLGKELAIGALNGLLWSLLIAGVIALWQWDFVLGGVIAFAMFMNLVAAGIAGASIPLILKRMNIDPALAGSVVLTTVTDIVGIFAFLGTATWLLV from the coding sequence ATGCCTGAAGCTTTTGAACAAGACTATACACTGGAGCTATTACAACAAGTTACGAATGCCCTTAACAGTGGTCAGTTTGTTCAAGTCAGGCGCACCTTAGCCGAGATTCCGCCCTGCGACACCTCATTATTGCTGGAGTCCTCCCCACATAAAATAAGAACCCTACTATGGCAATTAGTCGACCCAGATATACAGGGGGACGTACTCGAAGAGCTGTCTGAAGATGTGAGACTCAGCATCATCGCCAAAATGGAGCCCGAGCTGATCGCTGCGGCAACGGAAGACATGGATGATGATGATCTCGGTGAAGTCCTGAGAAGTTTGCCAGATCCCGTCTATCAGGATGTTATTGGTGCCATGGACTCGCAAGACAGAGCCCGAGCAACCCAGGCTCTGTCTTATGTCGAGCATTCCGCAGGCGCATTGATGAACACAGATACAGTGACGATCCGCCCGGATGTGTCACTGGATGTTGTGTTGCGTTATCTGCGCCTCAAAGGGGAGCTCCCGGACGGTACCGATGACCTGTACGTGGTGGACAAAGACAATTGCTTTTTAGGCTCTCTGCCGATCAGTGTGCTGTTAACCAGTCAGCCAGACAAACTGGTTAACGAGTTGATGAATGAAGAACGTGAAACCATTCCCATCTCAATGGACGAAAGCGATGTCGCTCAGTTGTTTGAACGGCATAACTGGATCTCTGCACCGGTCGTAGACGACAACGCACATTTGCTGGGACGTATCACCATCGATGACATCGTTGATGTTATTCGTGAGGACGCCGAACACAGCCTGATGAGTATGGCCGGTCTCGACGATGAAGAAGATACCTTTGCGCCGGTCTGGAAAAGTAGTCGTCGCCGTTCAATCTGGCTGGGGATCAACCTGCTTACAGCGCTGATGGCCGCTTTCGTTGCCAGCTTTTTCGAAGGCACCTTAGATATTTTACCGATACTCGCAGTATTGAATGGCATAGTCCCCAGCATGGGAGGAGTGGCCGGCAGTCAAACCCTGACTTTGGTGATCCGTGGTATTGCGCTGGGGCACGTGAACGCCACTAACCAGCGCTTCTTGCTGGGTAAAGAGCTGGCCATTGGTGCCTTGAATGGGTTGCTCTGGTCGTTGTTGATTGCGGGTGTAATAGCCCTTTGGCAATGGGACTTTGTACTCGGGGGCGTGATTGCCTTCGCGATGTTTATGAACCTGGTTGCAGCGGGTATAGCAGGCGCCAGTATCCCGCTCATACTAAAAAGAATGAATATCGACCCAGCACTGGCAGGCAGTGTTGTACTGACCACAGTCACCGACATCGTAGGCATTTTTGCCTTCCTCGGCACTGCAACCTGGCTGCTTGTCTAA
- a CDS encoding HPr family phosphocarrier protein, which yields MTQRFEDTFLIQNKLGLHARAASVLAELSAQFDANITLFQGSKEAEGDSVLALLLLESSQGKEIKVVCEGPDAERALHAIGSLIADKFNESE from the coding sequence ATGACACAACGCTTTGAAGATACCTTTCTGATCCAGAATAAACTGGGTCTACATGCTCGTGCAGCCAGTGTGCTGGCAGAACTTTCCGCACAGTTCGATGCCAATATCACCCTGTTTCAGGGCAGTAAAGAAGCAGAGGGTGACAGTGTGCTGGCTTTATTGCTGCTGGAAAGTAGTCAGGGTAAAGAGATCAAAGTTGTCTGCGAAGGCCCGGATGCAGAGCGTGCGTTACATGCCATTGGTAGCCTTATTGCCGATAAGTTTAACGAATCAGAGTAG
- the rapZ gene encoding RNase adapter RapZ, producing MQLIIVSGRSGSGKSVALRVLEDLGYYCADNIPVNLLPALVRSVSDSYDKIAVSVDVRNLPKDQQELDDILEYLPGFAEPNIFYLDSEDQILIRRFSETRRLHPLSLADLSLDKAIKKEKELLDPLIRRANITIDTTDMSIHQLAERIREKILGKKDKQLIITFESFGFKHGIPKEADYVFDARFLPNPHWEPELKPLTGLDKPVIDYLSSHSLVQKFTWQIQTFVQTWLPHLERNNRSYLTISIGCTGGQHRSVYLAQTLGERFARTHSNVKIHHREQEK from the coding sequence GTGCAGTTAATTATTGTCAGTGGTCGTTCTGGCTCAGGAAAATCGGTCGCTCTGCGCGTTCTGGAAGACTTGGGTTATTACTGCGCCGATAATATCCCGGTCAACTTGCTGCCCGCATTAGTGCGCAGTGTGTCAGACAGCTATGATAAAATTGCTGTGAGCGTTGACGTACGTAACCTGCCAAAAGATCAGCAAGAGCTCGACGATATTTTGGAATACCTACCCGGATTTGCAGAACCCAATATATTCTATCTGGACAGCGAAGATCAGATCCTGATCCGTCGCTTTTCAGAAACACGCCGCCTACATCCGCTGTCGCTGGCAGATCTGTCATTGGACAAAGCAATTAAAAAAGAAAAAGAACTGCTTGACCCACTTATCCGCCGCGCTAATATCACCATTGATACCACAGACATGAGTATCCACCAGCTGGCAGAGCGTATCCGGGAAAAGATCCTCGGTAAAAAAGACAAGCAATTAATCATCACCTTTGAGTCCTTTGGTTTTAAACATGGTATTCCAAAAGAAGCCGATTACGTGTTTGATGCGCGCTTTTTGCCGAACCCACACTGGGAACCAGAACTTAAGCCCCTAACCGGTTTAGATAAACCTGTTATTGACTACCTGTCTAGCCACAGCTTAGTGCAAAAATTTACCTGGCAGATCCAGACCTTTGTGCAAACCTGGCTGCCACACCTTGAGCGCAATAACCGCAGCTACCTGACCATTTCGATTGGCTGTACTGGTGGACAGCACCGCTCCGTGTATCTTGCTCAAACGTTAGGTGAGCGTTTTGCCCGTACCCACAGTAATGTGAAGATCCATCACCGCGAACAAGAAAAATGA
- a CDS encoding PTS sugar transporter subunit IIA codes for MKLSSLISQDCSKAAVLFNSKKRILEYISELAHSQLPDSNAHDILDALLSREKLGSTGIGKGIALPHGRMSGIDKVVAMLLVNQQGIAFDAIDNQPVDIFVALIVPEGENQQHLQTLATIADKLKNKVFCKRIRQAHNDQELFSIIEEFDN; via the coding sequence ATGAAACTAAGCTCATTGATTTCACAGGACTGCAGCAAAGCTGCGGTCCTTTTTAATAGTAAGAAACGTATTTTAGAGTACATCAGTGAGTTGGCTCACAGCCAGCTTCCAGACAGTAATGCCCATGATATCCTTGATGCACTATTGAGCCGCGAAAAACTCGGGAGTACGGGGATAGGAAAAGGGATCGCACTGCCCCATGGCCGCATGTCAGGCATAGATAAAGTGGTTGCTATGCTGCTTGTTAATCAGCAAGGCATTGCCTTTGATGCCATTGACAATCAACCCGTCGACATTTTTGTGGCACTCATCGTACCCGAGGGAGAAAATCAACAACATTTGCAGACCTTAGCAACGATCGCTGATAAACTTAAGAACAAGGTGTTTTGTAAACGTATCAGACAAGCTCACAATGATCAGGAGTTATTCTCGATAATTGAAGAGTTTGACAACTAA
- the hpf gene encoding ribosome hibernation promoting factor, with protein sequence MQLNLTGRHVEITDSLRDYVTNKFAKLERHFDHINNVHVILDVEKLIQKAEATLHVNGGEIFASTEHRDMYAAIDGLIDKLDRQVIKHKEKLTRH encoded by the coding sequence ATGCAACTAAATTTAACTGGTCGACATGTAGAAATCACCGATTCGTTAAGAGACTATGTAACAAACAAGTTTGCGAAGCTAGAAAGGCACTTTGATCACATCAATAATGTGCATGTTATCCTAGATGTCGAAAAGCTCATCCAAAAAGCAGAAGCCACATTACATGTGAACGGGGGAGAAATTTTTGCCTCAACCGAACACCGGGATATGTATGCCGCAATAGACGGACTTATCGATAAGCTTGATCGCCAGGTGATCAAGCACAAAGAGAAGCTAACTCGACACTAA
- a CDS encoding RNA polymerase factor sigma-54, with amino-acid sequence MRQSLQLRMGQQLTMTPQLQQAIRLLQLSTLDLQQEIQEALDSNPLLEVEEGESESQDNETQSKSDSDLEQPTTSDNDSYEEAAVSDYEQDSDAALNKDTVSDDLAMDVTWDEYISAAPASSSGPMPEDETIYQGKTTETLQEYLMWQLELTPFSPTDRAIALAIVEAVDDAGLLTISCEDIVESINQDNDEEPIEQDEVEAVLKRIQLFDPVGIAARSLQECLCIQLNQFDPNTPWLAQTKEILTEHIELLASRDYRTLMKKTKLKEADLKEVMTLIHGLNPKPAASIVQEEADYVIPDVSVKKVKGRWVVELNPDSMPKIRVNDHYAAMSRSVKSSTDSQFIRSHLQEAKWFIKSLESRNETLLKVTNCIVQQQQAFFEHGPEAMKPMVLNDVAEMVDMHESTISRVTTQKYMHTPRGIYELKYFFSSHVSTENGGECSSTAIRALIKKLIAAENTAKPLSDSKIADVLADQGIKVARRTIAKYRESLAIPPSNQRKSLI; translated from the coding sequence ATGAGGCAATCGCTACAGCTGCGCATGGGGCAGCAACTGACAATGACACCACAACTGCAGCAGGCTATTCGTCTGTTACAGTTGAGTACGCTAGATCTCCAACAAGAAATCCAAGAAGCGCTTGATAGCAACCCTTTGTTGGAAGTGGAAGAAGGTGAGTCTGAATCACAAGACAATGAAACTCAGTCCAAGTCGGATTCCGATTTGGAACAACCTACAACGAGTGACAACGACAGCTATGAAGAGGCGGCTGTCAGCGACTACGAACAAGACAGCGATGCTGCACTGAACAAAGACACCGTCAGCGACGATTTGGCAATGGACGTAACCTGGGACGAGTACATCAGTGCAGCCCCGGCAAGCAGTTCAGGCCCAATGCCGGAAGACGAAACCATTTACCAGGGTAAAACCACTGAAACATTGCAAGAGTACCTGATGTGGCAGCTGGAACTGACGCCTTTTAGTCCAACAGACAGAGCCATTGCCCTTGCAATTGTAGAAGCGGTTGACGATGCAGGCCTATTGACCATCAGCTGTGAAGACATCGTCGAAAGCATAAATCAAGACAACGATGAAGAGCCGATTGAGCAGGATGAAGTAGAAGCCGTACTGAAACGGATCCAATTATTTGATCCTGTAGGGATTGCGGCACGCAGCCTGCAAGAATGCCTGTGCATTCAGCTCAACCAGTTTGACCCAAACACCCCCTGGCTTGCACAGACCAAAGAAATCCTGACTGAGCACATCGAGCTGTTAGCCAGCCGGGATTACCGCACTTTGATGAAAAAAACCAAACTCAAAGAAGCGGATCTGAAAGAAGTAATGACCCTGATCCACGGCCTAAACCCAAAGCCCGCCGCCAGCATAGTGCAGGAAGAAGCTGACTATGTGATCCCGGATGTGTCGGTTAAAAAAGTGAAAGGCCGCTGGGTTGTTGAACTCAATCCCGATTCAATGCCAAAAATTAGAGTGAATGACCACTACGCTGCGATGTCCCGTTCAGTCAAGTCGAGCACAGACAGTCAGTTTATTCGTTCACACCTGCAAGAGGCAAAATGGTTCATCAAGAGCCTGGAAAGCCGCAATGAAACTTTATTAAAAGTTACTAATTGCATTGTGCAACAACAACAGGCATTCTTTGAACATGGCCCCGAGGCAATGAAGCCGATGGTACTGAATGATGTGGCCGAAATGGTCGACATGCATGAGTCCACGATTTCACGTGTAACAACGCAAAAGTATATGCACACGCCACGCGGTATCTATGAGTTGAAGTATTTCTTCTCAAGCCATGTCAGCACTGAAAACGGAGGAGAATGCTCTTCGACTGCAATCAGAGCATTGATCAAAAAGCTAATTGCCGCGGAAAACACTGCTAAGCCATTGAGTGACAGCAAGATTGCGGATGTATTGGCAGATCAAGGGATCAAAGTGGCTAGACGTACAATTGCCAAATACCGAGAGTCTTTGGCTATCCCACCGTCCAATCAGCGTAAAAGCCTGATTTAG
- the lptB gene encoding LPS export ABC transporter ATP-binding protein, whose translation MSKLTATALAKSYKGRQVVKNVELSVEAGSIVGLLGPNGAGKTTTFYMIVGLVPSDKGSIHIDEQDITLLPMHSRARLGIGYLPQESSIFRKLTVYQNLMAILETRKELNKEQREVILNELLDEFNIQHIRDSQGMALSGGERRRVEIARALAADPKFILLDEPFAGVDPISVLDIKKIIEHLKNRGIGVLITDHNVRETLDVCEKAYIVSHGELIAAGTPEHVLADQTVRDVYLGEQFRL comes from the coding sequence GTGAGTAAATTAACCGCCACCGCACTGGCCAAAAGTTATAAGGGCAGACAGGTTGTTAAAAACGTTGAGTTAAGTGTTGAAGCTGGCAGTATTGTTGGCCTCCTTGGCCCGAATGGCGCAGGTAAAACCACCACTTTTTATATGATTGTCGGCTTGGTGCCCAGCGATAAGGGCAGCATACACATTGACGAACAAGACATTACCTTATTACCAATGCACAGCCGGGCAAGACTTGGTATTGGTTACCTGCCACAAGAGTCCTCTATTTTTCGCAAGCTGACCGTCTATCAGAACCTGATGGCCATTTTAGAAACCCGTAAAGAGCTGAATAAAGAACAACGAGAAGTCATCCTCAATGAACTGTTAGATGAGTTTAATATCCAGCATATTCGCGACAGCCAAGGTATGGCTCTATCGGGCGGTGAACGACGCCGGGTAGAAATTGCCCGTGCCCTTGCGGCTGATCCAAAATTTATCTTATTAGATGAGCCTTTCGCTGGCGTTGATCCCATTTCAGTGTTAGATATAAAGAAAATTATAGAGCACCTGAAAAACCGTGGGATAGGCGTACTGATCACCGACCACAACGTGCGTGAAACGCTGGACGTCTGTGAGAAAGCTTATATAGTGTCACATGGTGAACTGATAGCAGCAGGCACCCCGGAACATGTTCTGGCCGATCAAACTGTGCGGGATGTCTACCTAGGTGAGCAATTCAGGCTATAG
- the lptA gene encoding lipopolysaccharide transport periplasmic protein LptA, whose amino-acid sequence MSNKLTCSLILLCTLSAFHPAAYAENTAADQVIISSGTQLAQLQTNIGVFEENVEIIHGDRKILADRLEVHRREELGKNKQLLVATGSPAIFQEHQADGTLLKASAKEVRYDVANRMLTIKGGAEISQAGQKISAQTIVYDMEKKLISAQRGEQEQNRVRTILLPEKENPQQPQEKGNP is encoded by the coding sequence ATGAGCAATAAATTAACCTGTTCCCTGATCTTACTGTGCACTTTAAGTGCATTTCATCCTGCAGCTTATGCAGAAAATACAGCGGCTGATCAGGTCATTATCAGTTCGGGCACACAGCTGGCCCAGTTGCAAACCAATATTGGCGTGTTCGAAGAAAACGTCGAAATCATTCACGGTGACCGAAAAATTCTGGCCGATCGCCTCGAAGTACACCGCCGGGAAGAGCTGGGTAAAAATAAGCAACTGCTGGTTGCAACAGGCAGTCCGGCCATATTTCAGGAACACCAAGCGGATGGTACGTTATTGAAGGCCAGCGCCAAAGAAGTGCGCTATGATGTCGCAAATCGCATGCTCACCATCAAAGGCGGTGCTGAGATCAGTCAGGCAGGACAAAAAATCAGCGCGCAAACCATCGTTTATGATATGGAAAAGAAGCTGATCAGCGCACAGCGCGGGGAACAAGAGCAGAACCGCGTGAGAACCATTCTGTTACCTGAAAAAGAGAACCCCCAACAACCACAAGAGAAGGGTAATCCGTGA
- the lptC gene encoding LPS export ABC transporter periplasmic protein LptC gives MTVLRALLLVVFSLTMLWLWYPYLTQSSQVAPRSEEVLAKPDYVAIDLKQTNYAENGQLSYQITADRMELYQELGFSHFTAPIFTLHNDQQNWQLKANEATLYGNNTLILEGKVQATNLTADAMIKHINADHVQVDINEKHMRSEHPVEITGPNLTISGKGLVADLNTEIIELINHTETIYYEQ, from the coding sequence ATGACCGTACTTCGCGCCTTATTGCTCGTTGTATTCAGCCTCACCATGTTATGGCTGTGGTATCCCTATTTAACACAATCGAGCCAGGTCGCGCCGCGCTCAGAAGAAGTGTTGGCCAAGCCAGATTATGTCGCTATCGATCTGAAGCAAACCAATTACGCAGAAAATGGACAGCTCAGTTATCAGATTACCGCAGACAGAATGGAACTCTATCAGGAGCTGGGGTTTAGCCACTTTACTGCGCCTATCTTTACACTGCACAACGATCAACAAAACTGGCAACTCAAAGCCAATGAAGCCACCTTATATGGTAACAATACCCTGATCTTGGAGGGTAAAGTACAAGCAACAAACCTGACGGCCGATGCCATGATAAAGCACATCAACGCCGATCACGTGCAAGTCGATATTAACGAAAAGCACATGCGCTCTGAACACCCGGTAGAAATTACCGGCCCAAACTTAACGATTTCAGGGAAAGGCTTAGTGGCCGATCTCAACACAGAAATCATTGAACTCATCAACCACACTGAAACAATTTATTATGAGCAATAA
- the kdsC gene encoding 3-deoxy-manno-octulosonate-8-phosphatase KdsC: MLFSDLYQPIDDTVVQKAQAIKLLICDIDGVFSDGRIYLGNQGEELKAFNTKDGFGIKALINGGVEVAVITGRHSHIVQQRMTSLNVKHIYQGMEDKLQGYAELKDKLQLADHEIAYIGDDAPDLPVMLKVGLSVAVQDAHPMVVRAADYKTLLPGGFGAVRELTDLLLLCQGKSLGYEGSSV; this comes from the coding sequence ATGCTGTTTTCCGACCTATATCAACCCATCGACGATACCGTTGTACAAAAAGCGCAGGCGATTAAGCTGCTGATCTGCGACATCGATGGGGTATTTTCTGATGGCCGCATCTATTTGGGCAACCAGGGAGAGGAGCTAAAAGCATTTAATACCAAAGATGGTTTCGGCATTAAAGCCCTGATCAATGGCGGCGTTGAAGTGGCTGTGATCACGGGACGTCATTCACACATTGTTCAGCAGCGTATGACTAGCCTTAACGTTAAGCACATCTATCAGGGTATGGAAGACAAGTTGCAAGGCTATGCTGAGTTGAAAGACAAATTACAGCTGGCGGATCACGAGATTGCCTATATTGGCGATGATGCACCCGACTTACCTGTGATGCTCAAAGTCGGTCTGTCTGTGGCCGTGCAAGACGCTCACCCTATGGTAGTCCGCGCAGCCGATTACAAAACGCTGTTACCCGGCGGGTTTGGTGCTGTTCGAGAGCTGACTGACTTACTGTTGCTCTGCCAAGGCAAATCATTGGGTTATGAAGGCAGTAGCGTATGA
- a CDS encoding KpsF/GutQ family sugar-phosphate isomerase: MSTHNFIDSAKQVLEIEQQAIVEIAQYVDARFSAACELMLQCRGRIIVIGMGKSGHIGNKIAATLASTGTPAFFVHPGEASHGDLGMITADDVVLLISNSGETHEVLAIVPVIKRIGAQIISMTGNPESNMAKLADIHLCIKVSKEACPLGLAPTASTTATLVMGDALAVALLEARGFTADDFALSHPGGSLGKRLLLTLADVMHSGNAVPVVSQGCTVTDALFEMSGKGLGMTTIVDAQGQLQGLFTDGDLRRIIEQRLDLHSTPIDSVMTKHCTTATQDMLAAEALHIMEKKRINGLVVIDEQNCPIGALNMQDLLRAGVL; encoded by the coding sequence ATGAGCACGCACAATTTTATTGATTCAGCCAAACAGGTACTAGAAATCGAACAACAAGCGATTGTCGAAATTGCCCAGTATGTTGATGCACGATTTTCTGCTGCCTGTGAACTCATGTTGCAATGCCGTGGTCGAATCATAGTGATCGGCATGGGTAAGTCAGGTCATATTGGCAATAAAATAGCGGCGACACTGGCCAGCACGGGCACACCAGCATTTTTTGTTCACCCTGGTGAAGCGAGTCATGGTGATTTAGGCATGATCACAGCTGATGATGTAGTATTGCTGATCTCTAACTCAGGTGAGACGCACGAAGTATTGGCCATCGTGCCGGTAATCAAACGCATTGGCGCACAAATCATCAGCATGACCGGTAATCCCGAGTCCAACATGGCAAAGCTGGCGGATATTCATTTGTGCATTAAAGTCTCCAAAGAAGCCTGCCCGTTAGGGCTTGCACCAACGGCCAGCACCACGGCCACTCTGGTCATGGGAGACGCCTTAGCTGTGGCACTGCTCGAAGCCCGCGGCTTCACGGCAGATGATTTTGCCTTGTCCCATCCTGGAGGCAGCCTGGGTAAGCGTCTGTTGCTGACACTGGCGGATGTAATGCATTCGGGCAATGCGGTGCCTGTTGTATCGCAAGGCTGCACGGTAACCGATGCCTTATTTGAGATGTCAGGCAAAGGCCTGGGCATGACCACCATCGTCGATGCACAGGGGCAGTTACAGGGCTTGTTCACAGATGGCGATTTACGCCGTATTATCGAGCAAAGACTGGATTTACACAGTACCCCGATAGACTCGGTCATGACAAAGCACTGTACTACAGCGACACAAGATATGTTGGCTGCTGAAGCGTTGCATATCATGGAGAAAAAACGTATTAATGGCCTGGTTGTCATTGATGAGCAAAATTGCCCAATCGGCGCGTTAAATATGCAGGATTTGCTGCGAGCAGGAGTATTATAA
- a CDS encoding calcium/sodium antiporter yields the protein MVLSFVILILGFIALVWSADRFVYGAAALAKNLGVPTLIVGLTIVAMGSSAPEMMVAAQAALVDKTDTAVGNAVGSNIANILMVLGITALLRPLAVGSGILKREMPLLVVVSLGAWLIISDNQFSALEGWLLLIGFCVFIGGLIYISKTGKADEDDPLISEACDEVPSDVPMSKAIFWLVVGMILLPVSADYLVDAAVDIAKYFGMSDLLIGLTIIAIGTSLPELAACVAGVLKNEDDLVLGNIIGSNIFNILAVLSIAGILNPATLDSNIANRDIYVMLGATAALVLMSLSLKGHRQINRVEGGLLLGAFCGYMYFII from the coding sequence ATGGTTTTATCGTTTGTCATACTCATTCTTGGATTCATTGCCCTGGTATGGAGTGCCGATCGCTTCGTATATGGCGCTGCGGCGCTGGCCAAAAACCTCGGGGTACCAACGTTAATTGTGGGTTTGACTATCGTTGCAATGGGCTCCTCAGCACCTGAAATGATGGTCGCTGCGCAAGCTGCACTGGTTGACAAAACTGACACCGCTGTTGGTAATGCTGTTGGCTCCAACATCGCCAATATCCTCATGGTACTTGGTATCACTGCATTATTGCGCCCACTAGCGGTTGGCTCTGGCATTTTAAAGCGTGAAATGCCGCTGTTGGTGGTCGTGTCACTGGGCGCGTGGTTGATCATCAGTGATAACCAGTTTAGCGCGCTGGAAGGCTGGCTGCTGTTAATTGGCTTCTGCGTGTTTATCGGTGGCCTAATCTATATCTCAAAAACAGGTAAAGCCGACGAGGACGATCCGCTTATTTCAGAAGCATGTGATGAAGTCCCTAGTGATGTGCCCATGAGTAAAGCCATATTCTGGCTGGTTGTAGGGATGATTTTATTGCCCGTGAGTGCCGACTACCTGGTCGACGCAGCCGTCGACATTGCAAAATACTTTGGCATGAGCGACCTGCTGATCGGCCTGACGATTATCGCCATTGGAACCAGTTTACCAGAGCTGGCCGCCTGTGTGGCCGGCGTGCTCAAAAATGAAGACGACCTGGTACTGGGTAATATTATTGGTTCAAACATCTTTAATATTCTGGCGGTGTTATCTATTGCGGGGATCCTGAATCCGGCAACACTGGACAGCAATATTGCAAACCGGGATATCTATGTCATGCTCGGTGCAACAGCCGCGCTGGTGCTGATGAGTCTCAGCCTCAAAGGGCACCGTCAAATTAACCGTGTTGAAGGCGGGCTACTCCTTGGTGCATTCTGTGGTTATATGTACTTTATTATTTAA
- a CDS encoding ATP-binding cassette domain-containing protein: MTQSIVEVRDLTFSRGERTIYKNMSFSVPKGKITAIMGPSGIGKTTMLRLIGGQLKPDSGEILFSGDSIPSMSRQTLYQARKRMSMLFQSGALFTDMSVFDNIAFPLREHTKLSEELIRLVVLMKLQAVGLRGARDLMPSELSGGMARRAALARAIALDPELIMYDEPFAGQDPISMGVLVRLIKSLNEVLGLSSLIVTHDVTEVLSIADHVVIIAEQGVIGSGTPEQMLAHDSPLVQQFLQGHSDGPVPFHFDAAPYEDELLAGGSH; the protein is encoded by the coding sequence TTGACGCAGTCAATAGTTGAAGTCAGGGATTTGACCTTTTCTCGTGGTGAAAGGACAATCTACAAAAATATGAGTTTCTCCGTCCCTAAAGGGAAAATTACGGCCATTATGGGGCCCAGTGGTATTGGTAAAACCACTATGCTAAGACTGATCGGTGGTCAGCTTAAGCCCGATAGCGGGGAAATCCTCTTCTCTGGTGACAGTATTCCATCTATGTCCCGCCAGACACTGTATCAGGCGCGTAAGCGAATGAGCATGCTGTTTCAAAGTGGTGCCTTGTTCACGGACATGTCTGTATTTGACAACATTGCTTTCCCGCTAAGAGAGCACACTAAGCTCAGTGAAGAATTAATTCGTCTTGTGGTACTGATGAAATTACAGGCGGTTGGTTTGCGTGGTGCGCGCGATCTTATGCCATCTGAGTTATCGGGTGGCATGGCTCGGCGTGCCGCTTTGGCCAGAGCCATTGCGCTTGACCCTGAGTTGATCATGTATGACGAGCCGTTTGCAGGGCAAGATCCGATATCGATGGGCGTACTGGTACGTCTGATTAAATCACTCAATGAAGTACTGGGTTTGTCGTCTTTAATCGTCACCCACGATGTAACTGAAGTACTCAGTATTGCCGATCATGTCGTGATCATCGCTGAACAAGGCGTGATTGGTAGTGGTACTCCTGAACAAATGTTGGCGCATGACTCGCCACTGGTACAGCAGTTCCTGCAAGGCCACTCCGACGGGCCGGTGCCGTTCCATTTTGATGCCGCACCGTATGAGGATGAGTTACTGGCAGGAGGAAGCCATTGA